The following proteins are encoded in a genomic region of Musa acuminata AAA Group cultivar baxijiao chromosome BXJ2-11, Cavendish_Baxijiao_AAA, whole genome shotgun sequence:
- the LOC103971386 gene encoding uncharacterized protein LOC103971386 isoform X2, whose protein sequence is MSAYFGDNVPFILMASTFSTMSTIGSLGVATCLHADKTSVEKFSKFSSLASISSGSTSSRRQNLLMQKRCNSRIRAMAKSCTLTRMALPLRSYRLYNAVVMKL, encoded by the exons ATGTCGGCTTACTTCG GTGATAATGTTCCATTCATTTTAATGGCTTCTACTTTTAGCACCATGTCCACAATAGGCTCTTTGGGTGTTGCTACTTGTCTTCATGCCGACAAGACTTCTGTTGAAAAGTTCTCCAAGTTCTCTTCACTTGCTTCCATATCTTCTGGTTCAACAAGCAGCAGAAGGCAGAACTTGCTAATGCAGAAGAGGTGCAATTCTAGGATCAGAGCTATGGCAAAGAGTTGTACTTTAACAAGGATGGCTCTGCCATTAAGAAGCTACAG ACTATATAATGCAGTGGTTATGAAATTGTAA
- the LOC103971386 gene encoding uncharacterized protein LOC103971386 isoform X1, which produces MLGLQSPRGREGRRCHSRIFPALFVAYLRPPFSSFPVRPRPLCYCSFVVFILRSNNDVGLLRTMSTIGSLGVATCLHADKTSVEKFSKFSSLASISSGSTSSRRQNLLMQKRCNSRIRAMAKSCTLTRMALPLRSYRFIELR; this is translated from the exons ATGTTGGGCCTCCAAAGCCCACGTGGTCGAGAGGGTCGCCGTTGCCATTCTCGAATCTTCCCCGCCCTCTTCGTAGCATATTTACGGCCGCCGTTCTCCTCATTCCCTGTCCGTCCTCGTCCCCTTTGTTATTGTTCTTTCGTCGTCTTCATCCTCCGATCGAACAACGATGTCGGCTTACTTCG CACCATGTCCACAATAGGCTCTTTGGGTGTTGCTACTTGTCTTCATGCCGACAAGACTTCTGTTGAAAAGTTCTCCAAGTTCTCTTCACTTGCTTCCATATCTTCTGGTTCAACAAGCAGCAGAAGGCAGAACTTGCTAATGCAGAAGAGGTGCAATTCTAGGATCAGAGCTATGGCAAAGAGTTGTACTTTAACAAGGATGGCTCTGCCATTAAGAAGCTACAG
- the LOC103971472 gene encoding serine/threonine-protein kinase CTR1 isoform X1 produces the protein MDMAGRRSTYSLLSQSPDDSPPPPKFDSPPTDKARARASPFDWSIAPAVAPLQRQSSGSSYGESSLSGGDFYVPATISSATVDADALSRMTAPTSAGGGEGRTKDGAVAEASSSSSAKSWAQQAEETYQLQLALALRLCSEAACADDPNFLDALDQTVLPERVSPTTISHRFWVNGCLSYHDKIPDGFYLIQGMDPFVWTLCADVEEENRIPSVESLKTVHPCDSSIEVALVDRQYDPDLRQLQNVVAGLSCSCATPKDMVDQLASLVCSHMGGTAFNEEDLLRRWKECSETLKATSGSVVLPIGKLSVGLCRHRALLFKMLADTINLPCRVAKGCKYCKTGDASSCLVCFGLEREYLVDLIRNPGNLCEPDSLLNGPYSISISSPLRPPKAKSTEVTVNFRTLAKQYLLDCQSLNLFFNDASAGAFVAQGDVVDLSSSRPLDEKSVEVISSPLEATGTELCELPLPHIQKVARPVPSKAVQKDVLHIIPPDPKADKKDFRLIKDSKQGHNRPNNEISLAIDDLNIPWSELVLKERIGAGSFGTVHRAEWHGSDVAVKILMEQDLHPERLKEFLREVAIMKSLRHPNIVLFMGAVTEPRNLSIVTEYLSRGSLYRLLHRNGAREVLDERRRLSMAFDVAKGMNYLHKRNPPIVHRDLKSPNLLVDKKYTVKVCDFGLSRLKANTFLSSKSLAGTPEWMAPEVLRDEPSNEKSDVYSFGVILWEFMTLQQPWSNLNPAQVVAAVGFKGRRLEIPSDVNPQVAAIIESCWANEPWKRPAFSSIMESLKSLLKPLPPQPLHTDMPSAK, from the exons ATGGACATGGCCGGGAGGCGATCCACCTACTCCCTCCTCAGCCAGTCCCCCGACGACTCTCCGCCGCCACCCAAGTTCGACTCACCGCCCACCGACAAGGCCCGCGCCCGCGCCTCCCCCTTCGACTGGTCGATCGCCCCCGCCGTCGCGCCGCTGCAGCGGCAGTCCAGCGGCAGCAGCTACGGGGAGAGCTCCCTCTCCGGCGGGGACTTCTACGTGCCCGCCACGATCTCCTCCGCGACCGTAGACGCGGACGCCTTGAGCCGCATGACGGCCCCGACGTCTGCCGGAGGGGGCGAGGGCCGGACGAAGGACGGAGCCGTGGCGgaggcgtcgtcgtcgtcgtcggccaAGAGCTGGGCGCAGCAGGCCGAGGAGACGTACCAGCTCCAGCTCGCCCTGGCGCTTCGGCTCTGCTCCGAGGCGGCGTGTGCGGACGACCCCAATTTCTTGGACGCTTTGGATCAAACAGTGCTTCCGGAACGCGTCTCTCCCACGACCATCTCCCATCGCTTCTGG GTAAATGGATGCCTATCATACCATGACAAAATTCCGGATGGCTTTTATCTGATTCAGGGAATGGATCCATTTGTATGGACTCTATGTGCTGATGTGGAAGAAGAGAATCGGATTCCATCAGTTGAGTCACTGAAAACTGTTCACCCCTGTGATTCATCGATTGAAGTGGCTCTTGTAGATAGACAATATGATCCTGATCTAAGGCAGTTACAAAACGTGGTAGCTGGCCTTTCATGCAGCTGTGCCACACCGAAAGATATGGTGGATCAGCTAGCAAGCCTTGTCTGCTCCCACATGGG AGGTACAGCTTTTAATGAAGAGGATCTTCTCCGTCGCTGGAAAGAGTGCAGTGAGACTCTCAAGGCTACTTCAGGTTCTGTTGTGCTTCCAATTGGGAAGCTATCAGTTGGTCTCTGCAGGCATCGTGCATTGCTTTTTAAG ATGTTGGCAGACACAATTAATTTGCCATGTCGAGTTGCCAAAGGCTGCAAATATTGCAAAACTGGTGATGCTTCCTCATGTTTGGTGTGCTTTGGTCTTGAAAG GGAATATTTAGTTGATTTGATTAGGAACCCAGGAAATCTGTGTGAACCTGATTCTTTGCTGAATGGACCTTATTCCATTTCAATATCTTCACCTTTGCGTCCTCCAAAAGCCAAATCAACCGAGGTAACTGTGAATTTTAGAACCTTGGCCAAGCAATATCTTCTGGACTGTCAATCACTTAATCTCTTCTTCAATGACGCTTCAGCAG GTGCTTTTGTTGCTCAAGGAGATGTTGTGGACTTATCTTCCTCTAGGCCTTTGGATGAGAAGTCTGTAGAGGTGATATCTTCACCACTAGAAGCTACTGGAACTGAACTTTGTGAGCTACCTCTGCCTCACATTCAAAAGGTTGCTCGGCCAGTGCCATCAAAAGCTGTGCAGAAAGATGTTCTCCATATCATTCCTCCTGATCCAAAGGCTGATAAAAAGGATTTCAGGCTTATAAAGGATTCTAAACAGGGCCATAATAGACCTAACAATGAGATAAGCCTTGCCATAGATGACTTAAATATTCCATGGAGTGAACTGGTCCTGAAGGAGAGGATTGGAGCAG GTTCTTTTGGAACTGTCCATCGTGCTGAATGGCATGGTTCG GATGTTGCTGTCAAGATACTTATGGAACAAGATCTCCATCCTGAGCGCTTAAAAGAGTTCTTAAGAGAG GTTGCTATAATGAAAAGCCTAAGGCATCCTAATATAGTTTTGTTCATGGGTGCTGTTACCGAGCCACGGAACCTATCTATTGTCACTGAATATTTGTCAAG AGGCAGCTTGTATCGGCTTTTGCATAGAAATGGAGCAAGGGAAGTTCTAGATGAGAGGCGCAGATTAAGTATGGCATTTGATGTG GCAAAGGGAATGAATTATCTTCACAAACGCAATCCTCCTATCGTTCATCGAGATTTGAAGTCTCCAAATCTTCTCGTTGACAAAAAGTAcacagtgaaa GTCTGTGATTTTGGTCTTTCAAGACTGAAGGCAAACACATTTCTCTCATCTAAGTCTCTTGCAGGAACC CCTGAGTGGATGGCACCGGAAGTACTTCGAGATGAACCATCAAATGAGAAGTCTGATGTTTACAGCTTTGGCGTGATTTTGTGGGAGTTTATGACATTGCAACAACCATGGAGTAATTTAAATCCTGCTCAG GTGGTTGCTGCGGTTGGTTTTAAAGGAAGAAGGCTTGAGATTCCAAGTGATGTAAATCCACAGGTGGCTGCTATAATTGAGTCCTGTTGGGCCAA TGAGCCATGGAAAAGACCGGCTTTTTCTAGTATCATGGAGTCCTTAAAATCTCTGCTCAAGCCTCTGCCACCTCAACCATTACATACTGATATGCCGAGTGCCAAATAG
- the LOC103971472 gene encoding serine/threonine-protein kinase CTR1 isoform X2, protein MDMAGRRSTYSLLSQSPDDSPPPPKFDSPPTDKARARASPFDWSIAPAVAPLQRQSSGSSYGESSLSGGDFYVPATISSATVDADALSRMTAPTSAGGGEGRTKDGAVAEASSSSSAKSWAQQAEETYQLQLALALRLCSEAACADDPNFLDALDQTVLPERVSPTTISHRFWVNGCLSYHDKIPDGFYLIQGMDPFVWTLCADVEEENRIPSVESLKTVHPCDSSIEVALVDRQYDPDLRQLQNVVAGLSCSCATPKDMVDQLASLVCSHMGGTAFNEEDLLRRWKECSETLKATSGSVVLPIGKLSVGLCRHRALLFKMLADTINLPCRVAKGCKYCKTGDASSCLVCFGLERPLDEKSVEVISSPLEATGTELCELPLPHIQKVARPVPSKAVQKDVLHIIPPDPKADKKDFRLIKDSKQGHNRPNNEISLAIDDLNIPWSELVLKERIGAGSFGTVHRAEWHGSDVAVKILMEQDLHPERLKEFLREVAIMKSLRHPNIVLFMGAVTEPRNLSIVTEYLSRGSLYRLLHRNGAREVLDERRRLSMAFDVAKGMNYLHKRNPPIVHRDLKSPNLLVDKKYTVKVCDFGLSRLKANTFLSSKSLAGTPEWMAPEVLRDEPSNEKSDVYSFGVILWEFMTLQQPWSNLNPAQVVAAVGFKGRRLEIPSDVNPQVAAIIESCWANEPWKRPAFSSIMESLKSLLKPLPPQPLHTDMPSAK, encoded by the exons ATGGACATGGCCGGGAGGCGATCCACCTACTCCCTCCTCAGCCAGTCCCCCGACGACTCTCCGCCGCCACCCAAGTTCGACTCACCGCCCACCGACAAGGCCCGCGCCCGCGCCTCCCCCTTCGACTGGTCGATCGCCCCCGCCGTCGCGCCGCTGCAGCGGCAGTCCAGCGGCAGCAGCTACGGGGAGAGCTCCCTCTCCGGCGGGGACTTCTACGTGCCCGCCACGATCTCCTCCGCGACCGTAGACGCGGACGCCTTGAGCCGCATGACGGCCCCGACGTCTGCCGGAGGGGGCGAGGGCCGGACGAAGGACGGAGCCGTGGCGgaggcgtcgtcgtcgtcgtcggccaAGAGCTGGGCGCAGCAGGCCGAGGAGACGTACCAGCTCCAGCTCGCCCTGGCGCTTCGGCTCTGCTCCGAGGCGGCGTGTGCGGACGACCCCAATTTCTTGGACGCTTTGGATCAAACAGTGCTTCCGGAACGCGTCTCTCCCACGACCATCTCCCATCGCTTCTGG GTAAATGGATGCCTATCATACCATGACAAAATTCCGGATGGCTTTTATCTGATTCAGGGAATGGATCCATTTGTATGGACTCTATGTGCTGATGTGGAAGAAGAGAATCGGATTCCATCAGTTGAGTCACTGAAAACTGTTCACCCCTGTGATTCATCGATTGAAGTGGCTCTTGTAGATAGACAATATGATCCTGATCTAAGGCAGTTACAAAACGTGGTAGCTGGCCTTTCATGCAGCTGTGCCACACCGAAAGATATGGTGGATCAGCTAGCAAGCCTTGTCTGCTCCCACATGGG AGGTACAGCTTTTAATGAAGAGGATCTTCTCCGTCGCTGGAAAGAGTGCAGTGAGACTCTCAAGGCTACTTCAGGTTCTGTTGTGCTTCCAATTGGGAAGCTATCAGTTGGTCTCTGCAGGCATCGTGCATTGCTTTTTAAG ATGTTGGCAGACACAATTAATTTGCCATGTCGAGTTGCCAAAGGCTGCAAATATTGCAAAACTGGTGATGCTTCCTCATGTTTGGTGTGCTTTGGTCTTGAAAG GCCTTTGGATGAGAAGTCTGTAGAGGTGATATCTTCACCACTAGAAGCTACTGGAACTGAACTTTGTGAGCTACCTCTGCCTCACATTCAAAAGGTTGCTCGGCCAGTGCCATCAAAAGCTGTGCAGAAAGATGTTCTCCATATCATTCCTCCTGATCCAAAGGCTGATAAAAAGGATTTCAGGCTTATAAAGGATTCTAAACAGGGCCATAATAGACCTAACAATGAGATAAGCCTTGCCATAGATGACTTAAATATTCCATGGAGTGAACTGGTCCTGAAGGAGAGGATTGGAGCAG GTTCTTTTGGAACTGTCCATCGTGCTGAATGGCATGGTTCG GATGTTGCTGTCAAGATACTTATGGAACAAGATCTCCATCCTGAGCGCTTAAAAGAGTTCTTAAGAGAG GTTGCTATAATGAAAAGCCTAAGGCATCCTAATATAGTTTTGTTCATGGGTGCTGTTACCGAGCCACGGAACCTATCTATTGTCACTGAATATTTGTCAAG AGGCAGCTTGTATCGGCTTTTGCATAGAAATGGAGCAAGGGAAGTTCTAGATGAGAGGCGCAGATTAAGTATGGCATTTGATGTG GCAAAGGGAATGAATTATCTTCACAAACGCAATCCTCCTATCGTTCATCGAGATTTGAAGTCTCCAAATCTTCTCGTTGACAAAAAGTAcacagtgaaa GTCTGTGATTTTGGTCTTTCAAGACTGAAGGCAAACACATTTCTCTCATCTAAGTCTCTTGCAGGAACC CCTGAGTGGATGGCACCGGAAGTACTTCGAGATGAACCATCAAATGAGAAGTCTGATGTTTACAGCTTTGGCGTGATTTTGTGGGAGTTTATGACATTGCAACAACCATGGAGTAATTTAAATCCTGCTCAG GTGGTTGCTGCGGTTGGTTTTAAAGGAAGAAGGCTTGAGATTCCAAGTGATGTAAATCCACAGGTGGCTGCTATAATTGAGTCCTGTTGGGCCAA TGAGCCATGGAAAAGACCGGCTTTTTCTAGTATCATGGAGTCCTTAAAATCTCTGCTCAAGCCTCTGCCACCTCAACCATTACATACTGATATGCCGAGTGCCAAATAG